In the genome of Pogona vitticeps strain Pit_001003342236 chromosome 13, PviZW2.1, whole genome shotgun sequence, the window GATTCATGGACAAAGAACTATGCAACATGTTGCAGAAAACAGACATTTTAATTTCCAGAACTCTAGATTTCACACCCAAATGGTCTCTCATATGTACATCTGCCTGTTTGAGAGGACCAGGAGAGATCTTTATAGATGGTCATTGCCTTTGTTGGTTACTTTTATCCTCTCCCCgtcattatttttaaagagaaagctgTATGTAGCCTTCCACCTAGAGCGTTGTTAAATACAGGTATGTGGAGACAGGAAAGGCGGTGAAAACACAGAGGTAAGCAGTTGTTCTGGCAGGAAAAAATGTATGGTGCAAAATAGCTTCCCTGAGCTGCTGGCTTTCTATGTGTGTGGAGTTCTTTCCATGGGGGATGAAATTCAGCCCTGCGTGCCTCCAATATCACCAGGACCACCTGCAGCCTGTAGTGGCTCAATCTGAAAATCGTTTACTTGCCCAATGCTAAGGATTATGTACAAGGCAGGAAGCCctggggggtgggatggggttgCCTATGAGAAGGATCTCAGAAGATCTAAGCAGCTTTCACATGGGGATTGTGAGCGGCTTGCCAGGCCTTGATCCTGCAGCCTCCACTTCCCCGTCACAGTCAAGCTCAAGTCACGTGCATCTTTTCTTGGGAGGGAGAACATATGATTTGGAAGTGGCCGTCTTCAGGGATTGGAATTGCTCCCGGGTTTCCTGTCAGGGCAACATCCCCTTCCATCCCAAGCTGGTAAGTCCTGGGACATGGCTGgctctcttgaacagcaggacttGCTTCCGGGAAGCAGAAGACACAGGTCTCGATAGCTTCTGGGGTTCGGCTGCCACTGGATCCGCTTCCTGCTTCCATTAGACCCTCTGAAAGAGACGTTCCATGTGCATGGTTAGCATGGAAGTGGCTCCAGCGGGTTGTCGTTCCTAGCAAAGAACCCCCAGGGAAACCTCTCAACAGATGGGCCAGTGGGGAGGGTCTGGCCTCCACAGAATCTCCATTCTCACTGTCCCTCTGGCCTAGCAGAAGAAGAAGTGAAATATACAGTGGGACCGTAGTATCCACAGAGGGTCATTTCCAAGCCCCCCTGCAAATGCTGAAAAACATAGAAGCACCAAGCGCTATACATTGCAAGGTATCcagcttcctctagtggccagttctggataaaaaacaccctggaaatacataggAATACATacttctgggtttttaaaaaagtattttcaggcagcggataagtgaatcagtggataccgatcctgtgGATATGAGGGCCCTACTGTGTTTTGAACTGACTAAATCATTTATGAGAATGTTCTTTCACACAGACCTCCCTCCCGATTAAAAAAGCAATATGCTGATCATTCAGTGTCGGTTCCACAAAGACGTAAAATGCATAAACtagcatttaaatattaaaacaaataaaacttgtttcgCCACCCCTTAGAATGCTTTTGTCTACAGAAGAAGCTTTCTGAACCAAGAAGGAattaatagctcagtggttctgtGGAGCCAGACGTCGGGAGCTTGAtttcccgctgtgcctcctgtgaatagagccagcctgggtagccttgggcaggctgcacagtcccaaggttgccccctagaggaagggaagggcaaattacttttgagtactctctacctagaaaaccctgaaaaagcagATCCAAATCATGCGATCCAACTAGATGCACCTTTTTTGCTCTCCCCCTTTTTGCGACATGCTGCAGTGCTGGCCCGGCATATCATTTCCTCCCCTCGTTTTCTGTAGTAAATCCAAGTCACCAGCAAGGAGAAGAGCAGGGAGCAAAGGCAGAGCCCCAGGACTACGTAGGCCACCATCCATGGGTCACATCCAAAATCCATCCTGCACTGGGCATTGCGGAGAGCAGCTGGTGACGGTAAAGTGGCGCCGAGAATCTCTGAAAATGGCATGGGGGGGGTCagggaagagaagagggagaacGAGAAAATACAGTTACTAATGGTTGCTTCGAgttaaggttgggagttcgaatccccactgggcctcctgggaaaagagccagcctaggtcCCCTTGGGTCAACTGCACAGCCTCAAGAGTGCCCCCAGAAGTAGGGAACGGTAAAGCGCTTCCTAGTTACTCTAGACCTAGCAAAAAGTGGGCACATAttagttattttttttactaCCAAGGATGTGAAgatcgtgtctaagtcgcactggccatgtgaccacagaagattgtctttggacaaaacgctggttctatggcttggaaacggggatgagcaccgccccctagagtcgaacaagactggacaaaaattgtcaaggggaacctttacctttacctttgcctgccTCCTATGCTAAAATAACTTGATGGGTTTGGAGGGCTGGGCTTCTCCGTGCGTCTGAGTGGAGACGAGGCCACCTCAAGCAGTGAAACCTGTTGGCGGAGACCCCGTATTTTGCAGAGCGGCTGACTTCCCGTGCAGAAGAAAGCTCCCCCCAGAAGACATGACGAGGAGAGTTTTGcaaaattgattttttccccacaataataataataataataataataataataataataataataataataataataataataataataataataataataataattaataattaataattaataattaataattaataattaataattaataattaataataattaataataataaatgctttCATGTTTTTTGTATGGCTGGAGGATTTTATGAGTGTTAAGCCTTAGCAGGTAGCTCTCCCAAGCTCTCTTAAGGGAAATACTAAGCCAGGCTTGCATTCCAGAACTCGCCGACGTGACGCAACCGCTCTTTGTTTTGACACATGCGTTTAGTGTCATCTAGACTCTGCTTCTGTAGCtctcatttctttcaaaaagtgcTCTGAGCTGCTCCCGATCCCCATTGCATGTCAGCTTCCATAAATCCAATTACACATTGTAATGGAGCTAACTCGGGTCTAATTTGCAAGCATCCGGGTGAATTCTATTAATTTGGCAAACAGAGAATATTTTACGGTGAGCAAGTGGGGAGGTGGTGGTTGTCCCTTTTTCTACACCGCATGTCACAACCACCCAGGGGCACCTCTCTAGCTCATGTTGTTGATCCTTTCCTGAAACCCACCCACCCGTCTCTCCCTCTTTTGGTTCTGGATGCTGCCTGTATTGTCATAAACAATTAAGAGTTTGATTGTGACCGGTTGGGACACAATCCTTTCCACTGTttgaaagagaggggggagaatGTTGTGCTCTCTGGAGGCTTGAGAGATGGGGGCAGGAGTCGCAGCCAGGGTGACCCACGCATCCGATGACAGCTCTAAAAAACTGTTGGCCAAAAAAATTCATCAGCCCTTGCttaaaataaaccacaaagaTGCAGCAGCAAAGGGTGACAAGACCACAAAGCGGAAAAGTGACCTTTGGGGACTAGAAGTCCCAGGATTCTTGAGAgagcatgggagttgtagtcaaaacagTTCCGTTCTGTTCTCTGTCAGTCATCCCTATATGGCCTCATGACATCGTGAGAAGGAAGGATTCCCTTggaaagaccatcatgctgggaaagttggaaggcggcaggaaaggaggaagaccccATGTGAGATGGGCTGGctcccaaaaggaagccacagacttgagatgacaagagctgagcaaggctgttaaggacagggcattttggaggtcacccattcatagggttgccataagtcaaaaagAAACTTGACGGCATGCAATAACAACATATAACCAGAGATCCGGTGAATGGATCTCGTGTCCTGGGGCTGCAAACCCCCCCCAAAGAAGGAGACTCGCACCCTGCTTTCCAACGGAGGAGACATCCGATACAACCCGGGGGGTcgttttaaagcagaaagcctgGCATTCGGTGGGGTGCTGCCCACAAACGCTGGAGCAACTGATGCATTCTCTCAGAAGGCTGTCGTAGTAGAAACCGACGCGCTTGCTGCAGTTCACCGAGCCTGAGAAAGAGACCCAAGAGGAGTTAAATTTGCAGCCATCAACCGAGAGCAGAAAAGACAGGAGGTCCCCCCCCCAATAGGGTCTGACCCTTCTTTGTTCCAGTCAAAATAGCCTTTAGGGGCCCCGGTTTCGTTTCCTGGCTCGCAGCTTTCATAGCCACGGGGAGAGCAGTAGCCTTGAGTTCCGTTGGCAAAGGGACCAGCTTGGTCTTAACGTCCTGATTTTGAAGTTTTCAAAACTACTGGTCTACCCCTGTCCAGCTATGAAATCGCAGCGCTCAGGCAGCGTGGTAACTGTGCCGCTGAGAGGCTCAAAACCACTGGTCCTTGGAAGAAACAGAGTTTGGGAAAATGCCCGGCCTCCCTGTCTGTGGCAATCTGGGAGATGCCGTTCCAGAAGGCAGCAAATTCAGGGAGATGAGTGTTTCTGAGCATACACAGCGCTTGGGAATTTGTCTGCAGTACTGGAACAAGACTTATTGTCCTTTCCAAGCAGAACACATTAGAGCTTGGGGGGGTTATTTTTTGGAGCGACAATTTCTCGAAATTGGGAGTTGTACCCCAGAAAAGTGACCTTTCTGTTGCTTAActaaacaaaggagaaaaaaataagaataacccTCCTGGTTTCTCTCCAAACATGCTTTGTAGCAGCTGTTTAACTGCATGGCGAGATGGCCCTCGCCTTAATCTCCAACACTCACTCCCAATGGGGAGAGACACAAGGTGTAATTAGACTTTGCAATGAAAGGAGATTGGGTGGCGAATTAGATGCTGTGTCCCCGGTGAATCGTGTCCACCAGCTGCGAAGGGGGATAGGTTAAGAAGAGGAAGCAACTGCAGCTGGGGGATCCTGGGATCCTGCCCCACAAGATCTCTGTGGCCACCTCTgccatcttagacctgcagagctggaagggactctatagaatagatcatgaagtccagcctgtgtcaaggaggcccaggggggaatcgaactcccaacctctggatctgcagcccactgggctatccagcagttcgaAGGGCGAGGGCCTCTCCAGACAAACCCACCCTTGTTGGTAGAACCGCCGCAGTTGCTGAGCGTTTTCTGCCCACGCCTTGTGTTCAAAGCAAAAGAGTTCGCTTTAAGATGGTACTCACTGCAGAAGTCAGCGCATGCTTTGAACTTGGACGCGTGACACGCAAGCCGGCATGGCTTGCAGCTCTGGAGCAGCTCATCCCAGTACTGCGCTTTGGAGCACGGCATGGTCCGCCGGCGCCCCGAACTTCTTGAACTGGGGAGGCCTGTGAACGGAGGAAGAGACATTCCATACTGACGAGATGAGCTTGCGGTTCAGGAGAAAGAAACCAA includes:
- the TNFRSF13B gene encoding tumor necrosis factor receptor superfamily member 13B gives rise to the protein MPCSKAQYWDELLQSCKPCRLACHASKFKACADFCSSVNCSKRVGFYYDSLLRECISCSSVCGQHPTECQAFCFKTTPRVVSDVSSVGKQEILGATLPSPAALRNAQCRMDFGCDPWMVAYVVLGLCLCSLLFSLLVTWIYYRKRGEEMICRASTAACRKKGESKKEGLMEAGSGSSGSRTPEAIETCVFCFPEASPAVQESQPCPRTYQLGMEGDVALTGNPGAIPIPEDGHFQIICSPSQEKMHVT